The Schistocerca gregaria isolate iqSchGreg1 chromosome X, iqSchGreg1.2, whole genome shotgun sequence nucleotide sequence GCCCCGCCCCTCGCCACTTGCCACGCCACTTGCCCCGCCCCTCGCCACTTGCACCGCCCCGCCACACCCCACGCCACTTGCCCCGCCCCACGCCACTTGCCCCGCCCCGCCACACCCCACGCCACTTGCCCCGCCCCGCCACACTCCACGCCACTTGCCCCGCCCCGCCACACCCCACGCCACTTGACCCGCCCCGCCACACCCCACGCCACTTGCCCCGCCTCGCCACACCCCACGCCACTTGCCCCGCCCCGCCACACCCCACGCCACTTGCCCCGCCCCGCCACACCCCACGCCACTTGCCCCGCCACACCCCACGCCACTTGCCCCGCCCCACCCCACGCCACTTGCCCCGCCCAACCCCTCGCCACTTGCCCCGCCCCACGCCACTTGCCCCGCCCCACGCCACGCCTCTTGCCCCACCCCACCCCACGCCTCTTGCCCCACCCCACGCCACGCCACTTGCCCCACCCCACGCCACGCCACTTGCCCCACCCCACGCCACGCCACTTGCCCCACCCCACGCCACTTTCCCCACACCATGCCACCTGCTCCACCCCACAACTCACCACCTGCACCTGCTTCTCTTCCCACGTGCTCCTTATATCTTCACTACCAGATCCTCATCAACCCTCCATGTGATCCTCATTCCCTCACCATCAAATCCTTCTCTCCTTCACAATTGATCATCCACCCTTTCCCTTTCCTGGCCTTCCCTTCCCACctcttctctctcccctcccttaTTTTTCCTTATCTCTTCCCTCTTTTttatcccctcctctctctctctctctctctctcttttcttctctctctctctctctctctctctctcttttcttctctctctctctctttctctctctctctctttctctctctctctctctctctctctctctctctctctctctcttctgttattTCTACCCCTGCCTCTTCTTCTATGtccctcctttttttcttttctgcccTCTCTTTCTTGCTCCTCCCCTCCTCTACTCTTTTCTCCCGCTCCCACACCTTTTCTCCATTAGCCTTTTACTCTGCCTTCCTCCTGCCCCCTCTTTGCCTTTTTCATGTCTCACTCTTCCCCGTCTTCCCCTCCCCTACCCATCTCATTCCCCTTTCCTCTctgcctttcctcctcctcctcctcctcctcctcctcctcctgcttcttcttcttcttcttcttctttttcttcttcttctttttcttcttcttcttcttcttccatttcatcttctccTCCTCTCATTCTCTTCTCTTTCATCTTCTCCTTACGTTTTcatctctcctcctcctccaccaccaccaccaccacccccttcTTGTCTATtcccccctcctccacctccacctccgcaTTTTCATCATTCTCCCCCTCCACTTCACCGTTCTTCTTTTCAACTAGCTTTTACTTTTTGCAATTCTTGTCCTTCGTCTTCAACATTCTACTCCTTTCCTTCCACATTCAAATCTGTGTCAGGCCACTGTGATTTAGGTTTCCTATGATTTACCTCAGTCACTCCAGTCTGATgcagaatggtttctttgaaagggcatggctgatttccttccccatctctgATACAACCtgagtttatgctctgtctctaatgaattCACTGTCAGCAAAACATTAAACTATAATCTTCCTTATACTTGAAAGAACCCAGGCTTGTGCTCCATCCCTAATGACTTTGATGacaacaggacattaaactgtagtctgtcttccttcctttcttccttcccctcCACATCTTCTAGATCCTCTCCTTCATGTTCTATCCCGTATCACTCTTCCGCTTGTAAGTTTTCTTGCTATACATTATTTTCATCATCTTTCCCCAGACCCTTTGCTCCTACTGGTCGTGacttctcccatttcatgttcctcAGCACCTTTCGTTTAAGTACCTCCTAACTTTCTTCTGCCTACCCATCTCCTTTCTTGCCCTTTAGTTTCGCCAGCCCCTCTTCTTATCCACTTCCTCCTCTTTTTAAAAGAATGGTTTTGATAGCAGAGCAGTATTCATTGTAAAAATGAGTGCTGCTACCTCACAACTTGTCACGATGACATCCAAGAAGTTTATGTTGACATGCCAGTCAGTAGTTTATGTTATATCTGTTTATGTTTTTCGTAGAAATATCCAGTTAAGTAAAGAGATCAGTTAAGTATTAAATTACCCATCAtagtacatatttttcttttaaaaacaatgtGTGTAACATCTTCTTgagcaagagatggaaaagaacacAGCAAAATTTTAATTCATCAGTGTTAATCGATACCATattttaaaacattaataaaaccactGTGCGAAAAGGCATGTGGATTTCATAGTAATAATGAATGCTTCTTCGAATGTCATTTGAcaattcttcacacacacacatttactatTTAGCATGTACGATTTCTTTTTCAGCTGTGTTATGAAGTTATAGTATGTTACTGAACATAGGGCTGTGACAAAGTTCCTCCACCTGGTACGATTTCTAACAAGACTCTtctcttcacttcacttcacttaaggttttcccatcctctgcagcttctctctcgatCGTCCTTTTCATGTCTGTTTGGAACAACCACATTTTCTAACTCCTTGAGGGTTCCAATCCAATGCCACCCTTTCaacagctccatctggtttcctcaatgtATGCCCAATCCATTTCCATATTCTTTCCTTGATTTGTatatttattggttgctgatttttctCCCTCCATAGATCTTCATTTGTCATTATATCTGCCCATCTCACATTTAAAATATGCCAGAGACAGTGACTGATAAAAACTTGGAGCTGGTTTTTGATGTGGTTAGTCACCTTTCAAGTTTCGCAACTGAACAACCTTCACATTGCTATTGAAAAGCCGGAGTTTGGTCAAATTTGAGATGTTCCCATTTCTCCAAACAGGGTACAGTTGTACAAATGCACCATTTGCTTTGCGGATGCAACTGCAGACATCCTCCTCAGTGCCTCCCATAGTCGTGACTATACTTCCGAAATAGAGGAAAGATTGGACCTGTTCTATGTCCTCTCAATTAATGGCCAGCCTATTCATGATAGTCGAATTTAACCGCATTTCTTTGCTTTTGTAAACATTTATCTTGAGGCATGCAACTTCTACCTCTCTCTGTAACCTGGCCAATTTCTCTTCAATGTCTTAACATCGTTATGCCATTAAGCAAATGTTGTCTGCAAAATCTAGATCTTCAGGCCTATTGACAGAGTTGAAAGCCTTTTCAAAGTCAATGAAGGTAAGGTAGAGGGTGTGTTTCCACTCCGCACTTTGTTCAAGAAGAATTCTGAGAGTATTGATAAGGTTCACATATTTGCAATAGTCATAAAAATAGCATAGTCCATTCTGTGTACTTTTAGGTGTGTTGGAGAACATTTATGTGCTTGTCTGTACAAAGAGAGTGAGTTCTATAAATACTGAGCTGAATATAGAGGGATGAGAATCATAATTTTATAATCTCTTTAACTCTATTCTTGACTGATTGATGTAATGTTCAGGAGGTTCATCAAAGAAAAAATGATATGTCTCCCAGTTGAAATGATGTTACGGCTTTCCTTAATTTAATACACATCAGCAAA carries:
- the LOC126297963 gene encoding spidroin-1-like; the protein is MVWGKWRGVGQVAWRGVGQVAWRGVGQVAWRGVGQEAWGGVGQEAWRGAGQVAWGGASGEGLGGASGVGWGGASGVGCGGASGVGCGGAGQVAWGVAGRGKWRGVWRGGASGVGCGGAGQVAWGVAGRGKWRGVWRGGASGVGCGGAGQVAWGGASGVGCGGAVQVARGGASGVASGEGRGKWLGAVQVARGGASGEGRGKWRGARQVARGGASGEGRGKWRGAGQVACGGASGVRRGKWRAAGQVAWGGASGVGRGKWRGAGQVAWGGASGVGRGKWRGAGQVAWGGASGVGWSKCRGMDGRGGGGGGEGVGEGGVGAGGVGMEKGGTVSGCRSEVRRRM